Proteins encoded in a region of the Paenibacillus pedocola genome:
- a CDS encoding putative polysaccharide biosynthesis protein: protein MKLNPQGSKLLQGAFILSAAAIVSKLIGTLQKIPLQNLGGDAVFGIYNTVYPLYTMLVTVAMLGLPPAISKFVAEASAGGDEAEGRRVLRLSAILTAISGLVIGVLTYAGAPVIARWVGNSHVIPALHTSAWGLAVVPLMAAMRGYFQGLHNMVPTAVSQVVEQSVRVIVMIALLLYLTRNGADAASIAAGALLGSAGGGAAGLLVMLLFWRRHRHKVSALLPEAASELSAAAAETAAGRQSGFSAAAGGRRHKGIQARQLLTYGLPVMLGALAVPLVGLVDVFTVPRLLSSSYSEAASMAQFGIYNRGLPLVQIVTMLATSLSVVFIPALAEAKYRGDEGLVRTRCSLSLRWFWLLGLAASVGLAVLAEPINVALYGDAAGSSTMIWLAFTAAGGTVSIISAALLQGLGAVRAPALHLLAAAMLKAALNLLLVPQQGITGAAIASVATHLFAAALNVLLLHRQGYLRLRFADALVKPALLLAGLGLAAAAVSSGAGFAAAAAGFGGGRTASLAQSLLGVLAGCAVFAAGAVALRLLSESELRQLPGFGPKLADKLKKLRLFP, encoded by the coding sequence TCAGTGCAGCAGCTATTGTCTCCAAGCTTATTGGTACGCTGCAAAAGATCCCGCTGCAAAATTTAGGCGGGGATGCCGTTTTCGGCATTTATAATACGGTTTATCCGCTGTATACGATGCTTGTCACGGTCGCGATGCTGGGTCTGCCGCCCGCCATATCCAAATTTGTAGCCGAGGCTTCCGCCGGAGGAGATGAGGCAGAAGGACGCCGGGTACTCCGGCTGTCGGCAATCCTTACAGCCATCAGCGGCCTGGTTATCGGTGTGCTTACCTATGCCGGTGCTCCGGTCATTGCAAGGTGGGTCGGAAATTCGCATGTTATACCAGCGCTGCATACCAGCGCCTGGGGGCTGGCAGTTGTACCGCTGATGGCAGCCATGCGCGGCTACTTTCAGGGATTGCATAATATGGTGCCGACGGCTGTATCTCAGGTTGTAGAGCAGTCAGTCCGCGTTATTGTGATGATCGCACTGCTGCTGTATCTGACAAGAAATGGTGCGGACGCAGCCAGTATAGCGGCTGGCGCGTTGCTCGGCTCAGCCGGAGGCGGAGCCGCAGGGCTCCTTGTCATGCTGCTGTTCTGGCGGCGCCACCGCCATAAGGTCTCCGCATTACTGCCGGAAGCTGCATCCGAATTATCCGCCGCCGCTGCTGAGACTGCAGCAGGTAGACAGTCCGGCTTCAGCGCGGCGGCCGGGGGCCGGCGGCACAAAGGCATCCAAGCCCGGCAGCTGCTCACCTACGGGCTGCCGGTAATGCTGGGGGCATTAGCCGTGCCGCTGGTCGGACTGGTCGATGTGTTTACAGTCCCCCGGCTGCTGTCGTCATCCTACAGTGAAGCGGCTTCAATGGCGCAGTTCGGCATTTACAACCGCGGTCTGCCGCTTGTGCAGATCGTGACGATGCTGGCGACCTCACTGTCAGTTGTATTCATACCGGCACTGGCCGAGGCCAAATACCGCGGGGACGAGGGGCTTGTAAGAACCCGCTGCAGCCTGTCGTTGCGCTGGTTCTGGCTGCTGGGCCTGGCCGCTTCAGTCGGCCTGGCAGTCCTGGCAGAGCCGATTAACGTGGCTCTGTACGGCGATGCCGCCGGCAGCAGCACGATGATCTGGCTGGCCTTCACCGCCGCCGGCGGCACGGTCAGCATCATCTCGGCCGCGCTGCTGCAGGGCCTTGGCGCCGTGCGTGCGCCGGCGCTGCATCTGTTGGCCGCAGCAATGCTTAAGGCGGCCCTCAACCTGCTGCTCGTGCCGCAGCAGGGCATTACCGGCGCAGCCATCGCCAGCGTGGCTACGCATCTGTTCGCAGCTGCGCTGAACGTGCTGCTGCTGCACCGCCAGGGCTATCTGCGGCTGCGCTTCGCAGATGCCCTGGTGAAGCCCGCGCTGCTGCTCGCGGGCTTAGGGTTGGCCGCCGCCGCTGTGAGCTCCGGCGCCGGCTTTGCTGCGGCTGCCGCCGGCTTCGGCGGCGGGCGGACGGCAAGCCTCGCGCAGAGCCTGCTCGGCGTGCTGGCGGGCTGCGCTGTCTTTGCCGCAGGCGCGGTAGCCCTGCGGCTGCTCAGCGAGAGCGAGCTGCGCCAGCTGCCGGGCTTCGGCCCGAAGCTGGCGGATAAGCTGAAGAAGCTGCGCCTGTTCCCTTAA